From a region of the Etheostoma cragini isolate CJK2018 chromosome 20, CSU_Ecrag_1.0, whole genome shotgun sequence genome:
- the stx11a gene encoding syntaxin-11a, whose translation MRDRLGELQTKLVGEDRPEDGQEDKAEELELHTIVFEGEDVMDSIYKEAQALRKEILLLKMDVKRLGKQNTRFLTSVRRISSIKRDSNALGRDIKAKGEAIYARLEKLGRLSKELEGEHGHTSALARVVRSQCVSLNNAFHEAISEYNEAEMVQRENCKTRIQRQAEIMGKEVSREQIDEMIETGKWNVFSDNLLLEGRTARSALNEIENRHKELLELEGRIRDIHELFFQMAQLVEEQGYMLDNIEANVGATQDYVVKATVQIKKAVKYKKNNPCKKLFCCCCPCCN comes from the coding sequence ATGAGGGACCGACTGGGTGAGCTGCAGACCAAGCTTGTGGGAGAGGACAGGCCTGAGGATGGCCAGGAGGACAAGGCTGAGGAACTGGAGCTACACACCATTGTGTTTGAGGGAGAGGATGTGATGGACAGCATCTACAAAGAGGCCCAGGCATTGAGGAAGGAGATTCTGCTGCTCAAAATGGACGTGAAGCGTCTTGGGAAGCAGAACACCAGGTTCCTCACGTCTGTTCGGAGGATCAGCAGCATCAAACGGGACTCCAACGCACTCGGACGGGACATCAAGGCCAAAGGGGAGGCCATTTACGCTCGGCTGGAGAAGCTGGGGAGGCTGAGCAAAGAGCTTGAGGGGGAGCACGGGCATACATCAGCTTTGGCTCGCGTGGTGCGTTCACAGTGTGTTTCTCTAAACAACGCCTTCCACGAGGCCATATCTGAGTACAACGAGGCTGAGATGGTCCAGAGGGAGAACTGCAAGACCCGCATCCAGAGGCAAGCGGAGATCATGGGCAAGGAGGTGAGCAGGGAGCAGATTGATGAGATGATCGAGACGGGCAAGTGGAATGTCTTCTCTGATAATCTCCTCCTGGAGGGAAGGACTGCCAGATCTGCTCTCAATGAGATCGAGAACCGGCACAAAgagctgctggagctggaggGCCGCATCAGGGACATTCATGAGCTTTTCTTCCAGATGGCCCAGCTGGTGGAGGAGCAGGGCTACATGCTGGACAACATAGAAGCAAATGTAGGTGCAACTCAGGACTATGTTGTCAAGGCCACAGTTCAGATCAAGAAGGCTGTGAAATACAAGAAAAACAATCCATGCAAGAAactcttttgttgttgctgcccTTGCTGCAACTAA